GTCAACCGTGGCACCGCCCGCCGGATCGTCGCGTTCGCCCGGCCGTACCGCCGAGATATGGTCGTCTTCCTGATCACCGTCGTGGCGGCCGCCGGCATCGGGGTGGTCACCCCGGTCCTCGCCGGCGACGTGATCAACGCGATCACCGCTGGCGGCGCGGACGCCGGCGGCACCGTCGTCCGTCTCGCGTTGTTCATCGCCGGGCTCGCCGTCGTCGACGCCCTGCTCTCACTCGCGCAGCGCTGGTACTCCGCCCGGATCGGCGAAGGCATCATCCTCGATCTGCGCACCAAGGTCTACGACCACGTCCAGCGCATGCCGCTGCAGTTCTTCACCCGGACCCAGACCGGGGCGCTGGTCAGCCGACTCAACAACGACGTGCTGGGTGCCCAGCGGGCGTTCACCTCCACGCTGTCCGGCGTGGTCAGCAACGTCATCCAACTGGTCCTCACCGCAGCGGTCATGTTCACCCTCTCCTGGCAGATCACCGCGCTGTCACTGGTGCTGTTGCCGATCTTCATCATCCCGGCGCGCCGGGTCGGCCGACGGCTGGCCGAGATCACCCGTGAGTCCTACGATCTCGACGCGAAGATGAACGCCACCATGACCGAGCGGTTCGGGGTCTCCGGGGCCCTGCTGGTGAAGCTCTTCGGCCGGCCCGAGGTCGAAGCACGTCGGTTCGCCGACCGGGCCGACCGGGTCCGCGAGATCGGCATCCAGTCCGCGATGTACTCGCGGACCTTCTTCGTGGCGATGTTGCTGGTCGCCTCGCTCGCCCAGGCACTGACCTACGGTCTCGGTGGTTGGCTGGCCGTCACCGGCGCAGTCAGCGCCGGCACCGTCGTGACCCTGGCGTTGCTGCTGACCCGGCTCTACGGTCCGCTCACCGCGTTGAGCAACGTCCGGGTGGACGTGATGAGCGCGCTGGTCTCCTTCGACCGGGTCTTCGAGGTCCTCGACCTCGCCCCGTCGATCGCCGAGCGGCCCGACGCGGTGCCGGTGCCGCCCGGCTCCGGTCGACTCGAGTTCCGCGACGTCCGGTTCCGCTACCCGAGCGCCGCCGAGGTGTCCCTGGCCTCGCTGGAGGACGTCGCGACCCTCGACCGGACCACCTCCGAACCGGTACTGCGCGGTGTGTCGTTCACCGTCGAACCTGGACAGATGGTCGCGCTGGTCGGTCCGTCCGGAGCAGGCAAGAGCACCACCGCCATGCTGGTCTCCCGGGTGTACGACGTCACCGACGGCGCGATCCGGGTCGGCGGGGTGGACGTCCGCGACGCCACCCTCGACTCGCTGCGCGACACCATCGGCGTGGTCACCCAGGACTCGCACCTGTTCCACGAGACCATCGCCGAGAACCTGCGCTATGCCAGGCCCGACGCCACCGACGACGAGATCTGGGCGGCGCTGCGCGGCGCACAGGTCGCCGACCTGGTCGAGGCGCTGCCCGACGGGCTGGACACGGTCGTCGGTGAGCGGGGATACCGCTTCTCCGGCGGCGAGAAGCAGCGCATCGCCATCGCGCGGCTGCTGCTCAAAGCCCCGTCGATCGTCATCCTCGACGAGGCCACCGCCCACCTCGACTCCGAATCCGAGGCCGCCGTCCAGCGCGCCCTGGCCGTGGCGTTGACCGGTCGTACGGCGATCGTCATCGCCCACCGGCTGTCCACCGTGCGCGACGCCGACCAGATCCTGGTGCTGGACGAGGGCCGGATCGTCGAACGCGGCCGGCACAGCGAGCTGATCGGTGCCAACGGACTCTACGCCGAGCTATACCGCACCCAGTTCGCGGTCACGGACTCACCGGCACCGTACGTCGACGACACCGGTCCGGACCCGGTGACCGCCGCCGCCTCCGGTCGTTCCGTCGGTGTCGAGCCATGACGGTCCGTCAAGCCTGGCCGGGCGTGAGCGCACCCCGCGCGGGTTCACCCCGGCCGGTCCGTCACGGCCCGCCGCAGCATGCCGTACTCGTACGCCAGCCGGTCCAGCTGATAGTGGGCGTTGAGCCCACTGGGATTGGGCAGCACCCACAACCCCGCTCCGGCCAGCGTCTGCGGCTGTGGCCCCACGACCGCCTTCGGTCGGGCGTAGCCGACGCGGTACGCGGTCACCCCGACCACCGCCACCCATCGGGGACGGTACGTGGCGACCAGTTCGGTGAGCCGGGCAGCTCCGGCGATCACCTCGGCGCGGCTCAGTTCGTCGGCGCGCGCGGTGGCCCGAGCGACCAGGTTGGTCACGCCCAGCCCGTACGCGGGCAGCGTCGCATCCTCCGTCGCACGGAGCTGACGGTCGGTGAAGCCGGACCGGTGCAGCACCGGCCAGAAGCGGTTGCCGGGCCGGGCGAAGTGGTGCCCGGTCGCCGCCGAGTACAAGCTCGGGTTGATCCCGCAGAACAGTACGTCGAGGTCCGGGCCGAGCACGTCGGGCACCGTACGTCCGGCGGCCTCGGCCAGCTCGCGGACGGTCGGATTCCTCGTGGTCGGATCGCCGGGCGGCGTCGGCGTGGGCATCTCAGGGGTACGGCAGGGCGCCACCGTCGACCGGCAGCGTGATGCCGGTCAGGTAGCTCGCCGCCGGGGACAGGACGAAGGCGGCCACCCGGCCGAACTCCGCCGGCGTGCCCAGCCGGCCGAGCGGGATCGCGGCCTCCGCCCGCTCGCGGGCCTGCTGCGGATCGTCCGCCGACGCGAACAGTTCGACGTTGCGGTCCGTCATGATCCGGCCGGGTAGCAGACTCACCAGGCGCACGCCGCGTCGGGCGTACCCGTCGGAGAGTTCCTTGGCCACGGCGGCGAGACCGGGTCGCAGCCCGTTGGAGATGCCCAGCCCGGCCAGCGGCATCCGTACCGAGGTCGACAGCACCAGCGCGATCGCGCCGCCAGCGGGCAACTCTGCACCGATCGTGCGCACCGCCCGTACGGTGCCCAGGAAGACGGTGTCGAAGGCGTGCCGCCACTGGTCGTCGCCGGCCGCCGCCGCCACGGCCGGAGCCGGTCCGCCGACCGAGATCAGCGCCCCGTCGAGGCGGCCGTACCGGTGTGCCGCTGTCTCGACCAGGCGGCGGGCGGTGTCCGGTGCCGCTAGGTCGGCGGTGACCCCGACCGCGCGGTCCGGTCCACCCAGTCGGGCCACCGCGTCGTCCAGCCGGTCGGCGTCGCGGGCGGCGAGCACTACCCGGGCGCCCTCGGCGACCAGGCATTCGGCGGTGGCGAAGCCGAGTCCCCGCGATGCGCCGGTGAGCACGTACACCCGGTCGGTGAGGCTCAGATCCATCCCCGGATCCTGCTACACGGGACGTTCTCGACCGCCGCCGCCCCCCGGCGATCCACGCCGATCTGGGGTCAGGACCGGCCGAGTCGCCGGACCTGTCCGGCGATCTGCACCACGAGGCCGCCGGGAACCCGACGCAACGCCGGCAACCGGCGTGTGCGCGGCGCGGAGCGGCCGTCGTAGCGCCATCCGGCTTCCCGTTCGGCGAGCTCTCCCGCCGCGAGGCGAGGCAGCGCGCCGGCGTCGGCCAGGGCGCGGGCGAAGTCCCAACCATCCCGCCAGCCGCCGTCGGGGGATCGGGCAGCGGCCCAGGTGACGAAGTCTGCCGGCCACCGGGGTCCGAGCGCGGCGGCCAGCAGCGGCCAGTGCCGGGCCACCTCACCGGCGCGCTTGCGCAGCAGTGCGGCACGGGCCACGGCCAACCGGGACTGGTCGAAGCCGGCCGGGTCCGCTGCCCCGTGTACCAGGGCGGCCACCAGCGCCCGCTGTGCGGCGGCGAGGTCGTCGGCGGACGTCGGGTCGGTCACGTGATCGGTGCGACGCCCGCCGCGCGGGCGATCGCGTCGAGTTCGTCGCGGAGCGCGTCGGCCGGCGGGTAGTGGCCGTCGCGTTCGAGCAGCACCGCCGGCGGCCGTCGCCGGGCGCAGAGTTCGCCGAGCAGGTCCAGCACCTGCGGGGGTACGGCCTCGGTGTGCGTGTCGTGGTAGATGCCGTCCTGGTCGGCGGCACCACCGGCGACGTGCACGTAGGCGACCCGCTCCAGTGGCAGCCGGTCGAGCACGTCGACCGGGTCGGTGCCCCGGTTGCGGGCGTTGGCGTAGACGTTGGCGACGTCCAGCAGCAGCAGCGCGTCGGACCGTTCGCAGATCTCGGTGACGAAGTCGGGTTCGTCGAACTCGTCGTCGGGCCAGTCGAAGATCGCCGCGATCGGTTCGAGGGCGATCGGGACCGGGAGTTCGTCTCGGACCCTGGCCACGTTGGCGACCATCGCGTCGACCGCCGCGCGGGTCCGGGGCAGCGGGAGCAGGTGTCCGGCTTCCACTCCGGCGGAGCGGACGAACGCGATGTGTTCGCTGACCAGCGGCGCGTCCAGCAGTTCGGCGGCGCGGGCCAGCCGGGTGACCCGGTCCGGCTCGACCGGTTCGGCGCTGCCGAGCGAGAGTCGAACCCCGTGCGGTACGACGGTCACCCCTCGCGCGCGCAGGGCCGCCAGCTCCGCGTCGATCGGCCCGTTCGGTGGGATCGACTCGGCGATCACTTCGGTGAACCGTAGGCCGGGCAGGCCGGCGACGACGCCGGCGATCTCCGGTCGCCAGCCGATGCCGAGTCCGTAGTCGGCGGTCATCCTCCGCAGCCGCCCCCGCAGCCGCCGCCTCCGCAGCCGCCACCTCCGCCGTCGCCCCCGCCGTCCGAGCCGCCTCCGCCGTCGCCGCCGCCGGTGGAGGTGCGTTCGATCTCGGCTTCGGCGGCGAACGCCGGGTCCATCGACCACAGCGCCATCGCGCCGAACAGTCCGACGCCCATGGCGGCACCGTCGGCGCCGTAGGACGAGTACGCCGGCTTGCGTGCTGGGGCGAGATAGCTGTGCAGGTTCCGCATGTTCCGCAGGGCCGACCGGCCGGTCCGGGTCGTCCGGGGGACGGTGAACCACAGCACCAGTCCCACCGGGACGGTGACCGCGAGGAGCAGCAGCAGGTAGCCGATCGGACGTCCGTTGGCGATCCCGGCGACCAGGCGGACCACTCCGACCGCTGCCAGGACGAGCATGGCCGCCGCCAGCCGTCGGGCGGTCCGCCGCTGGGGCCCGGTCACCGCGAGTCCGGCCGTTTCCAGTCCTTCCCGCAGTTGCTGAACGGACTGCGCGACCCAGTGGTCGGTGGCGAGGTCACGGGCGCGGACCTGGTTGGTCGCCGCGTGGTACACCGCCCGGTCGAGGTCGGTGGCGCCGACGGGCAGGGGACCGGCGGTGGCCAGGTGGCCGCTGTGGGCCATCGCGATGGCTCCGGTATTGCGCAGTTTCGCCAACGTGGCGTACCGGGCCAGTCGCTCCCCGCCGTTGAGGAACGCCACCTGCGCCCCGGTCAAGGTCGAGTACACGACGTCGCGTCCGCCGAGGACGGTCCGGCGGAACACCAGGTTGGCCACGAACAGTCCCAGCGCGGCCAGCCCGAACATCTGCAGGAAGAGGGGGCCGGGGATGCCCCAGGTGTCTGCTGCCATCGTGCTGCCTCCGTTGCCCGATGTCGACGAGCTCCGCTGCGCCAAGGGATACGCGGCGGATCGCGGCCTCATTGTGCAGCAGCCGTGCCAGCGGCCGACATCGTGCGGTTAGCCGTGCCAGCGGCCGACGTCAGCCGGCGGGATGCGGGGTGGGCCGGCGGACCGCCTCCTCGACGAGGTCGAGCACGGCACCGAGGTCACCGGCGGGTCGACCCATCGCCAGGTGCAGGACCAGGCCGTCGTAGGCGAGCTCAAGGAAGCGGGCGAGCACGTCGATCGGTACGTCCTCGCGAAGCACTCCGGCGTCGCGTTGCCGGTGCAGCCGGTCCCGGGTGGCTTCGGCGATCGCCGCCGATCGGGCGGCCCAGCGTCGGGCGAAATCCGGATCGGTCCGCAGCCGGCGGGACACCTCGAGTTGACTGCCGAGCCACCCCGCCGTGTCCGGGGACAGCGCCCGCCCGAGTAGGTCCCGCATGACCTGGACGAGGCCGTTGCGGGCGACCGTCTCGACCATCGCGGCGGCGTCGTCCTCGGCGACGGCGAGGAACAGCGAGTCCTTGTCTCGGAAATGGTGGAATATCGCACCCCGGGACAGACCGGTCGCTTCTTCCAGCCGCCGGACCGTGGCACCCTCGTAGCCGTGCCGGGCGAAGCAGACGCGCGCGGCGGCGAGGATCTCCTGGCGGCGCGCGTCGAGCTGGACCTGACTCACCCGAGGCATGGTGTGATCGTGTCAGGTGCGCGGATAGCGTGCAATCCGTACGTACGGCTTGCTAGCTGGGTCAGTTAACACAACAGGACTGTCGGCGGATGCGTACTGTCGCGTAAGGTGCGGCCCGTGCCACTCCTGCTCCTGGATCTGGACAACACCCTGCTCGACCGGGCCGGGCCGTTCCGTGTGTGGGGTCAGGCGTTTCTCGCCTCGATCGGGGCACCGCCCGACGACATCGACTGGCTGGTGTCCGTCGACGCGGACGGACTGACCGACCGGTGGGACCTCGCCGACGCGATCCGGGACCGATACCGCCTGCGGATGTCGGCGATCGACCTCGTCGAGGCACTGCACGACGGCGTGGTCGAACACACCCGCCTCGACCCGCTGGTCGCCTGCACCCTACGGATCGCCCGCGACGCCGGGTGGATTCCGGTCGTGGTCAGCAACGGAGCCGTCCGGCAGCAGGAAACCAAGATTCGCCGTACCGGCCTGGACCGCTACGTCGCGGACTGGGTGATCTCCGAGGCGGCCGGGGTGAGCAAGCCCAATCCTCGGATCTTCGCGCTCGCGGCACAGAGCGTCCGGATGCGGCTGCGCGGGGCCTGGATGATCGGCGACAGCCCGGAGGCCGACATCGGTGGTGCCGCCGCCACCGGCCTGCCGAGCGTGTGGCTGCACCGGGGACGCAGCTGGATGGACGACCGGTTCGCCCCGACCCGGGAGGCAGCCGGGGTGATCCCCGCCGTTGCCACGGTGCTGGCCAGCTGACCAGCCCTCGCCAATCCCGCGCCTACTGCAGGTAGCTTTCCACCTCGCCGGTCGGGCGGGGCGCGACGTAGTCCGGGTCGGTGCCGGCCTGCCGCGCGGCCCGGCGTCGACGCAGCAGATCCCAGCACTGGTCCAGGGCTTCCTCGACGGCGCGGAGCCGGTCGTGTTTCTGGTCGGCCGACAACTCGCCGGCGGTGAACCGGGTGCGCAGCTCGTGCTCCTCGTCGACCAGCTCGTGGATCCGGGCCAGTACCGTCCTGTCGTCCATGCCAAGAGCTTGGCACACGACGGCGGCGGGCGGTGACCGGACCGGTCACCGCCCGCCGCCGTCTCACCTCGGCCGGGAGCTGGTCTCAGCCGGCCAGCATCTTGCGCAACACGTACTGCAGGATGCCGCCGTGCCGGTAGTAGTCGGCCTCGCCCGGGGTGTCGATGCGGACCACCGCCTCGAACTCCACGCCGCTGTCGGTGCGTACCGTGACCGTACGCGGGGTGGTGCCGTCGTTGAGCGCGGTCACGCCGACGATGTCGAACGTCTCGGTGCCGGTCAGCCCGAGCGACGCGGCGTCCTGACCGGCCGGGTACTGCAACGGCAGCACCCCCATGCCGATCAGGTTGGAGCGGTGGATCCGCTCGTACGACTCGGCGATCACCGCCCGTACGCCGAGCAGCATGGTGCCCTTGGCGGCCCAGTCCCGCGACGAACCGGAGCCGTACTCCTTGCCGGCCAGCACGACGAGCGGGACGCCGGCCCGCGCGTACGCCACCGAGGCGTCGTAGATGGTGGTCTGCTCACCGGTCAGGTGGTCGACGGTGAACCCGCCCTCGACGCCCGGCACCAACTGGTTGCGCAGCCGGATGTTGGCGAAGGTGCCCCGGATCATCACCTCGTGGTTGCCGCGCCGCGAGCCGTACGAGTTGAACTCGTGCCGGGGCACCCCGTGTTCGGTGAGGTAGCGACCGGCGGGGGAGTCCGCCTTGATCGACCCGGCCGGCGAGATGTGGTCGGTGGTCACCGAGTCGCCCAGCTTGGCCAGCACCCGGGCCCCGGTGATGTCGGCCACCGGCCGTGGCGTCGGCGCCATGCCCTCGAAGTACGGCGGCTTGCGCACGTAGGTCGACTCGTCGGCCCAGGTGAACGTGTCGCCGGTCGGGGTGGGCAGCGACTGCCAGCGTTCGTCACCGGCGAACACGTCGGCGTACGCGGCTCCGAAGCCGGCCGCGCCGATCGCGCCGGCCCGGACCTGCTCGATCTCGGCGTTGCCGGGCCAGATGTCGCGCAGGTACACCGGCTCGCCGTCGGAACCGGTGCCCAGCGGCTCGGTGGCCAGGTCGATGTCCATCGTGCCGGCGAGGGCGTAGGCGACCACCAGTGGCGGCGAGGCCAGGTAGTTCATCTTGACGTCCGGGTTGATCCGGCCCTCGAAGTTGCGGTTGCCGGACAGCACCGACACGACGGTCAGGTCGTGCTCGTTGACGGCGGCGGAGATCTCCTCGGGCAGCGGCCCGGAGTTGCCGATGCAGGTGGTGCAGCCGTAGCCGACCAGGTGGAAGCCGAGCTTCTCCAGGTACGGGGTGAGCCCGGCCCGCTCGTAGTAGTCCATGACGACCTTCGAGCCCGGCGCCAGGGTCGTCTTGACCCACGGCTTGCGGGCCAGGCCCCGGTCGACGGCGTTGCGGGCCAGCAGCGCGGCACCGAGCATGACCTGCGGGTTGGAGGTGTTGGTGCAGGAGGTGATCGCGGCGATCACCACCGCGCCGTGGTCGAGTTCGAACTCGGTGCCGTCGGCGCCGGTGACCCGGACCGGCTTGCTGGCCCGACCGCCGGCGCCGAGCGAGGCGCTGATCAGCTCGTGCGGCTTGTCCGCCGGGTCGTCGGCGCCGTCGACGGCCGGTGGATCGCTGGCCGGGAACGACTCGACGCTGGCCTCGTCGGCGTGGCCGGCCACGGTCGGCGTCGGCTCGTCGGAGACGTAGTCGGTCAGCGCGGAGCGGAACATGGTCTTGGCGCTGCCCAGCGGCACCCGGTCCTGCGGGCGCTTCGGCCCGGCCAGCGACGGTTCGATCGCCGACAGGTCGAGCTCGAGGCGCTCCGAGTAGTGCGGTTCGGCGGCCGGGTCGTGCCAGAGACCCTGTTCCTTGGCGTACGCCTCGACCAGGGCGACCTGGGCGTCGTCGCGGCCGGTGAGTCGCAGGTAGGTGATGGTTTCGGCGTCGATCGGGAAGATCGCGACGGTCGAGCCGTACTCGGGTGACATGTTGCCGATGGTGGCCCGGTTGGCCAGCGGGACGGCGCTGACACCGGGGCCGTAGAACTCGACGAACTTGCCGACCACGCCGTGCTGGCGCAGCATCTCGGTGATGGTGAGCACCAGGTCAGTGGCGGTGGTGCCGGCCGGTGCCTCGCCGGAGAGCTTGAAGCCGACGACCCGGGGGATCAGCATGCTGACCGGCTGGCCGAGCATGGCGGCCTCGGCTTCGATGCCGCCGACGCCCCAGCCGAGTACGCCGAGTCCGTTGACCATGGTGGTGTGCGAGTCGGTGCCGACGACGGTGTCCGGGTAGGCCT
The sequence above is a segment of the Solwaraspora sp. WMMD406 genome. Coding sequences within it:
- a CDS encoding TetR/AcrR family transcriptional regulator; translated protein: MPRVSQVQLDARRQEILAAARVCFARHGYEGATVRRLEEATGLSRGAIFHHFRDKDSLFLAVAEDDAAAMVETVARNGLVQVMRDLLGRALSPDTAGWLGSQLEVSRRLRTDPDFARRWAARSAAIAEATRDRLHRQRDAGVLREDVPIDVLARFLELAYDGLVLHLAMGRPAGDLGAVLDLVEEAVRRPTPHPAG
- a CDS encoding TIGR04222 domain-containing membrane protein; its protein translation is MAADTWGIPGPLFLQMFGLAALGLFVANLVFRRTVLGGRDVVYSTLTGAQVAFLNGGERLARYATLAKLRNTGAIAMAHSGHLATAGPLPVGATDLDRAVYHAATNQVRARDLATDHWVAQSVQQLREGLETAGLAVTGPQRRTARRLAAAMLVLAAVGVVRLVAGIANGRPIGYLLLLLAVTVPVGLVLWFTVPRTTRTGRSALRNMRNLHSYLAPARKPAYSSYGADGAAMGVGLFGAMALWSMDPAFAAEAEIERTSTGGGDGGGGSDGGGDGGGGGCGGGGCGGGCGG
- a CDS encoding ABC transporter ATP-binding protein; amino-acid sequence: MAGGGGMGAGWGMLRSMRDSDQVRRHRVNRGTARRIVAFARPYRRDMVVFLITVVAAAGIGVVTPVLAGDVINAITAGGADAGGTVVRLALFIAGLAVVDALLSLAQRWYSARIGEGIILDLRTKVYDHVQRMPLQFFTRTQTGALVSRLNNDVLGAQRAFTSTLSGVVSNVIQLVLTAAVMFTLSWQITALSLVLLPIFIIPARRVGRRLAEITRESYDLDAKMNATMTERFGVSGALLVKLFGRPEVEARRFADRADRVREIGIQSAMYSRTFFVAMLLVASLAQALTYGLGGWLAVTGAVSAGTVVTLALLLTRLYGPLTALSNVRVDVMSALVSFDRVFEVLDLAPSIAERPDAVPVPPGSGRLEFRDVRFRYPSAAEVSLASLEDVATLDRTTSEPVLRGVSFTVEPGQMVALVGPSGAGKSTTAMLVSRVYDVTDGAIRVGGVDVRDATLDSLRDTIGVVTQDSHLFHETIAENLRYARPDATDDEIWAALRGAQVADLVEALPDGLDTVVGERGYRFSGGEKQRIAIARLLLKAPSIVILDEATAHLDSESEAAVQRALAVALTGRTAIVIAHRLSTVRDADQILVLDEGRIVERGRHSELIGANGLYAELYRTQFAVTDSPAPYVDDTGPDPVTAAASGRSVGVEP
- the mug gene encoding G/U mismatch-specific DNA glycosylase, which codes for MPTPTPPGDPTTRNPTVRELAEAAGRTVPDVLGPDLDVLFCGINPSLYSAATGHHFARPGNRFWPVLHRSGFTDRQLRATEDATLPAYGLGVTNLVARATARADELSRAEVIAGAARLTELVATYRPRWVAVVGVTAYRVGYARPKAVVGPQPQTLAGAGLWVLPNPSGLNAHYQLDRLAYEYGMLRRAVTDRPG
- a CDS encoding SDR family oxidoreductase encodes the protein MDLSLTDRVYVLTGASRGLGFATAECLVAEGARVVLAARDADRLDDAVARLGGPDRAVGVTADLAAPDTARRLVETAAHRYGRLDGALISVGGPAPAVAAAAGDDQWRHAFDTVFLGTVRAVRTIGAELPAGGAIALVLSTSVRMPLAGLGISNGLRPGLAAVAKELSDGYARRGVRLVSLLPGRIMTDRNVELFASADDPQQARERAEAAIPLGRLGTPAEFGRVAAFVLSPAASYLTGITLPVDGGALPYP
- a CDS encoding DUF692 domain-containing protein: MTADYGLGIGWRPEIAGVVAGLPGLRFTEVIAESIPPNGPIDAELAALRARGVTVVPHGVRLSLGSAEPVEPDRVTRLARAAELLDAPLVSEHIAFVRSAGVEAGHLLPLPRTRAAVDAMVANVARVRDELPVPIALEPIAAIFDWPDDEFDEPDFVTEICERSDALLLLDVANVYANARNRGTDPVDVLDRLPLERVAYVHVAGGAADQDGIYHDTHTEAVPPQVLDLLGELCARRRPPAVLLERDGHYPPADALRDELDAIARAAGVAPIT
- a CDS encoding HAD-IA family hydrolase, yielding MPLLLLDLDNTLLDRAGPFRVWGQAFLASIGAPPDDIDWLVSVDADGLTDRWDLADAIRDRYRLRMSAIDLVEALHDGVVEHTRLDPLVACTLRIARDAGWIPVVVSNGAVRQQETKIRRTGLDRYVADWVISEAAGVSKPNPRIFALAAQSVRMRLRGAWMIGDSPEADIGGAAATGLPSVWLHRGRSWMDDRFAPTREAAGVIPAVATVLAS
- a CDS encoding DUF2630 family protein, with the translated sequence MDDRTVLARIHELVDEEHELRTRFTAGELSADQKHDRLRAVEEALDQCWDLLRRRRAARQAGTDPDYVAPRPTGEVESYLQ
- a CDS encoding aconitate hydratase, which translates into the protein MASLDTFGAKSQLRVADASYEIFKINTVAGHEHLPYSLKILLENLLRTEDGANVTAEQIRALGGWDPTAEPSVEIQFTPARVLMQDFTGVPCVVDLATMREAVRDLGGDPTKVNPLAPAELVIDHSVIADLFGREDAFTRNVELEYGRNKERYQFLRWGQTAFNEFKVVPPGTGIVHQVNIEYLARTIMERNGQAYPDTVVGTDSHTTMVNGLGVLGWGVGGIEAEAAMLGQPVSMLIPRVVGFKLSGEAPAGTTATDLVLTITEMLRQHGVVGKFVEFYGPGVSAVPLANRATIGNMSPEYGSTVAIFPIDAETITYLRLTGRDDAQVALVEAYAKEQGLWHDPAAEPHYSERLELDLSAIEPSLAGPKRPQDRVPLGSAKTMFRSALTDYVSDEPTPTVAGHADEASVESFPASDPPAVDGADDPADKPHELISASLGAGGRASKPVRVTGADGTEFELDHGAVVIAAITSCTNTSNPQVMLGAALLARNAVDRGLARKPWVKTTLAPGSKVVMDYYERAGLTPYLEKLGFHLVGYGCTTCIGNSGPLPEEISAAVNEHDLTVVSVLSGNRNFEGRINPDVKMNYLASPPLVVAYALAGTMDIDLATEPLGTGSDGEPVYLRDIWPGNAEIEQVRAGAIGAAGFGAAYADVFAGDERWQSLPTPTGDTFTWADESTYVRKPPYFEGMAPTPRPVADITGARVLAKLGDSVTTDHISPAGSIKADSPAGRYLTEHGVPRHEFNSYGSRRGNHEVMIRGTFANIRLRNQLVPGVEGGFTVDHLTGEQTTIYDASVAYARAGVPLVVLAGKEYGSGSSRDWAAKGTMLLGVRAVIAESYERIHRSNLIGMGVLPLQYPAGQDAASLGLTGTETFDIVGVTALNDGTTPRTVTVRTDSGVEFEAVVRIDTPGEADYYRHGGILQYVLRKMLAG